The following proteins are encoded in a genomic region of Mahella australiensis 50-1 BON:
- the nuoF gene encoding NADH-quinone oxidoreductase subunit NuoF, producing the protein MPDRIAARHIQCINTFIERSRRMELYRSHVLVCGGTGCTSSGAQQLIEALNNEIERLHLSNEVKVVQTGCLGLCERGPNVVIYPEGAYYCHVKPEDARDIAEEHLLKGRIVQRLLYRDIAEEHLPLSLNEIDFYNRQRRIVLKNCGVIDPENIEEYIGADGYQALAKVLTGMTQQEVIDTIKKSGLRGRGGAGFPTGLKWQFTHDAIGDKKYVLCNADEGDPGAFMDRSVLEGDPHALLEAMTIAGYAVGADQGYIYVRAEYPLAVKRLNIAINQAREYGLLGSNIFGTGFKFDIDLRLGAGAFVCGEETALMTSIEGKRGEPRPRPPFPANKGVFGKPTLLNNVETYANVPQIILNGPEWFASIGTDKSKGTKVFALGGKINNTGLVEIPMGTTLREVIYDIGGGIPQGKAFKAAQTGGPSGGCIPAQFLDMPIEYDSLIQIGSMMGSGGMIVMDEDNCMVDIARFFLQFTVDESCGKCPPCRIGTKRMLEILDRIVEGKGKEGDIELLETLAKNIKASALCGLGQTAPNPVLSTLKYFRDEYEAHIRDKKCPAGVCQQLLEYVVMPELCRGCGLCARMCPVGAITGAKKEPYVIDPEKCTKCGTCMDVCKFDAVIKR; encoded by the coding sequence ATGCCGGACAGAATAGCTGCCCGGCATATCCAGTGTATAAATACTTTTATCGAGAGGAGCAGAAGAATGGAATTATATCGTTCGCATGTGCTAGTATGCGGAGGTACCGGATGCACATCATCCGGAGCACAACAGCTTATAGAAGCTTTGAATAATGAGATAGAGCGTTTGCATCTTTCCAATGAGGTTAAAGTGGTACAGACGGGTTGCCTGGGCTTGTGCGAGCGCGGGCCCAACGTTGTAATATATCCCGAAGGTGCGTATTACTGCCATGTTAAACCGGAAGATGCCAGGGATATCGCTGAAGAACATTTGTTGAAAGGCCGGATAGTTCAGAGGCTTTTGTACAGGGATATAGCAGAGGAGCATCTGCCGCTTTCATTGAATGAAATAGATTTTTATAACAGGCAGAGGCGTATAGTGCTGAAAAATTGCGGTGTTATAGACCCGGAAAATATAGAGGAGTATATTGGTGCAGACGGTTATCAAGCCTTGGCTAAGGTATTGACCGGAATGACTCAGCAAGAGGTCATAGACACAATAAAAAAATCCGGATTGCGTGGCAGGGGTGGCGCAGGTTTCCCGACGGGTTTGAAATGGCAGTTTACGCATGATGCCATAGGCGATAAAAAATATGTGTTATGTAATGCCGACGAAGGTGATCCTGGGGCTTTCATGGACAGGAGCGTATTGGAGGGCGATCCGCACGCTTTGTTGGAGGCAATGACTATAGCAGGATATGCAGTGGGAGCTGATCAAGGCTATATATACGTCAGAGCTGAATATCCGTTGGCAGTAAAGCGCCTTAATATAGCCATAAATCAAGCTAGAGAATACGGCTTGCTAGGTAGCAATATATTCGGTACCGGTTTTAAGTTCGATATAGATCTGCGTTTAGGAGCTGGTGCTTTTGTATGCGGTGAGGAAACAGCTTTAATGACATCCATAGAAGGGAAACGTGGAGAACCGAGGCCGAGACCTCCTTTCCCAGCCAATAAAGGTGTTTTTGGTAAACCTACGCTGCTCAATAATGTGGAAACTTATGCAAATGTGCCTCAGATCATATTGAATGGACCTGAATGGTTTGCTTCTATAGGAACGGATAAGAGCAAAGGTACCAAGGTATTTGCGCTGGGCGGAAAAATAAACAACACTGGGTTGGTGGAAATACCTATGGGAACAACACTGCGTGAGGTGATATACGATATAGGTGGCGGTATACCCCAAGGTAAGGCATTTAAAGCAGCCCAGACCGGCGGACCGTCAGGCGGATGTATACCGGCGCAGTTCCTGGACATGCCTATAGAATACGATTCACTTATCCAGATAGGTTCTATGATGGGTTCGGGCGGTATGATCGTAATGGATGAGGATAACTGCATGGTGGATATAGCAAGGTTCTTCCTGCAATTCACCGTGGATGAATCATGCGGCAAATGTCCGCCATGTCGTATTGGTACCAAGCGCATGCTGGAAATATTAGACCGCATCGTGGAGGGCAAAGGAAAAGAGGGTGATATAGAGCTTTTGGAAACATTGGCTAAGAATATAAAGGCCTCGGCTTTGTGCGGATTAGGGCAAACGGCACCTAATCCGGTGCTGAGCACTTTGAAATATTTTAGAGACGAGTATGAAGCTCATATACGTGATAAAAAATGTCCTGCCGGCGTATGCCAGCAATTACTGGAGTATGTAGTGATGCCGGAGTTGTGCCGTGGTTGTGGCCTGTGCGCTCGCATGTGCCCTGTGGGCGCCATAACGGGTGCTAAGAAGGAGCCATACGTTATTGATCCTGAGAAATGCACCAAATGCGGAACATGCATGGATGTATGCAAGTTTGATGCTGTCATAAAGAGATAA
- a CDS encoding NADH-dependent [FeFe] hydrogenase, group A6: MDEKMVTLTIDGQKVTVPAYYTILEAARSANIRIPTLCFLKDINEIGACRMCIVEIKGAKALQASCVYPVADGIEVSTNSPAVRDARKVTLELILSNHDRSCLTCVRNRNCELQQLADELNIKEIPFEGERLTLPIDDLSPAIVRDPNKCILCRRCISTCRNVQEIGVIGATERGFNTMVEPPFKMSINQVPCINCGQCIEACPVGALREKDDTERVWTALADPELHVVVQTAPAVRAALGEEFGMPIGTRVTGKMAAALRRLGFDKVFDTDFAADLTIMEEGTELLDRLKNGGKLPLITSCSPGWVKYCEHYYPEFLDNLSSCKSPHEMMGAVLKSYYAQKMNIDPSKIFVVSVMPCTAKKFEAQRPELAANGHPDVDVVITTRELARMIKEAGINFLALPDESFDDPLGISTGAGVIFGVTGGVMEAALRTVAEILTGEELENIEFGVVRGLEGIRTASIDAGGVTIKAAVANGTANAAALLDRIKSGQEHYDFIEIMGCPGGCINGGGQPILTAQQRWDIDIKAERAKALYQEDRDMPIRKSHENPQIKAIYNEFLGKPNSHTAHELLHTHYTERLKYC; encoded by the coding sequence ATGGATGAGAAAATGGTGACATTGACTATAGATGGACAGAAGGTAACAGTGCCGGCTTATTACACTATTTTAGAGGCTGCTAGGTCTGCCAATATACGTATACCGACGCTGTGCTTTTTAAAAGATATAAATGAAATAGGCGCATGCCGCATGTGCATAGTGGAGATAAAGGGAGCCAAGGCGCTGCAAGCATCGTGCGTGTATCCTGTAGCCGACGGTATCGAAGTGAGCACGAATTCTCCAGCCGTAAGGGATGCTAGGAAGGTAACATTGGAGCTCATACTCTCCAATCATGATAGGAGCTGTTTGACGTGTGTGCGCAATCGCAATTGTGAGCTACAACAATTGGCCGATGAATTGAATATTAAAGAAATACCTTTTGAGGGCGAACGATTGACGTTGCCGATAGATGACCTTTCACCGGCCATAGTAAGAGACCCTAATAAATGCATATTGTGCAGGCGTTGCATAAGCACATGCCGCAACGTACAGGAGATAGGTGTAATCGGAGCCACCGAGAGGGGCTTTAATACCATGGTGGAACCACCGTTCAAGATGAGTATAAACCAGGTGCCATGCATAAATTGCGGCCAATGCATAGAGGCTTGCCCTGTTGGAGCCTTGCGTGAGAAGGACGATACCGAGCGAGTATGGACGGCTTTAGCTGATCCCGAGCTGCATGTGGTAGTGCAGACAGCTCCAGCGGTGAGAGCGGCTTTGGGCGAGGAATTCGGTATGCCCATAGGTACCCGCGTTACAGGTAAGATGGCAGCGGCATTGAGACGTCTTGGATTCGATAAGGTATTCGATACCGATTTTGCAGCCGATCTTACTATTATGGAAGAGGGAACAGAGCTATTGGATAGGCTGAAAAACGGCGGCAAATTACCCCTTATAACATCATGCAGTCCGGGATGGGTTAAGTACTGCGAGCATTATTATCCGGAATTCTTGGATAATTTATCGTCGTGCAAATCCCCTCATGAGATGATGGGGGCTGTATTGAAATCATATTACGCGCAAAAGATGAATATAGATCCGTCCAAGATCTTTGTGGTATCGGTTATGCCATGTACAGCCAAGAAATTTGAAGCACAAAGGCCGGAGTTGGCAGCTAATGGGCATCCCGATGTAGACGTTGTCATAACAACGCGTGAGCTAGCGCGCATGATAAAAGAAGCAGGCATAAACTTTTTGGCATTGCCAGATGAATCCTTTGATGATCCGTTAGGCATTTCTACAGGAGCCGGTGTTATATTCGGTGTTACAGGTGGTGTTATGGAAGCAGCTCTTCGCACTGTAGCCGAGATATTGACCGGTGAGGAACTGGAAAATATAGAATTCGGTGTCGTCAGAGGTTTAGAAGGCATAAGGACGGCTTCGATAGATGCCGGAGGAGTTACTATAAAGGCGGCTGTAGCCAACGGTACAGCCAATGCGGCAGCACTTTTGGACCGAATCAAAAGCGGTCAAGAGCATTATGACTTTATCGAGATAATGGGATGCCCCGGCGGTTGTATAAATGGAGGCGGTCAGCCTATATTGACGGCGCAGCAAAGGTGGGATATTGATATCAAAGCCGAAAGGGCTAAAGCTCTATACCAAGAGGATAGGGATATGCCTATAAGGAAATCTCATGAGAATCCGCAAATAAAGGCTATATATAACGAATTTCTAGGGAAACCAAACAGTCATACTGCTCATGAACTGCTTCATACGCATTATACCGAGCGGTTAAAATATTGTTAA
- a CDS encoding ParB N-terminal domain-containing protein, translating to MAKARIHLEGLVPQNVKSNEDEVRFKWTSTAIIEQQKKQNVNYIIKVSRTKWLELIKDIKDDDILVVEGEPYLGMTSKGVPYIEVNTNNIFAKQFVPQEDISYFRPEEIEEVPLAHIDLVEPVHLNAKPFSLEPNITNAQIIGRITMPLTVRILPSGRLGLVSGLKNYLVAKQLGFKTVPVIFRNMTNLEWLSMRGIDPQKSFEWRHSKIRVPGRPKNIAPPPRQNRMTAPARPMVAPISRNEIKEVPLVDITVTNPKFTNARLNPQKTMAEKERISKLGKIDEPLLVRQTVNGKYDLVDGFRRLTIAKELGFDKVPVKVVS from the coding sequence TTGGCCAAAGCTCGAATACATTTGGAAGGTTTAGTACCGCAAAATGTTAAAAGCAATGAAGATGAAGTGCGTTTTAAATGGACTAGTACAGCGATTATAGAGCAACAAAAAAAGCAGAATGTAAATTATATCATAAAAGTATCCAGAACAAAATGGCTCGAATTGATTAAAGATATAAAAGACGACGATATATTGGTAGTAGAGGGTGAACCGTATTTGGGCATGACCAGTAAAGGTGTTCCATATATAGAAGTAAATACTAATAATATATTTGCTAAACAATTTGTGCCTCAAGAGGATATATCTTATTTTAGGCCAGAAGAGATAGAAGAGGTGCCGCTTGCACATATAGATTTAGTGGAGCCGGTTCATTTAAATGCCAAACCATTTTCTCTTGAGCCCAATATAACGAATGCTCAGATAATCGGCAGGATTACTATGCCATTGACAGTTAGGATATTACCAAGTGGCAGATTAGGCCTGGTATCCGGCTTAAAAAATTATTTGGTTGCAAAGCAGCTGGGGTTTAAAACCGTACCAGTTATATTTAGAAACATGACAAATCTTGAATGGTTAAGTATGCGCGGCATAGACCCACAAAAAAGTTTCGAATGGCGCCACAGCAAAATTAGAGTGCCGGGTAGACCAAAGAATATTGCACCGCCTCCCAGGCAAAACAGGATGACGGCTCCAGCCAGACCGATGGTAGCGCCGATTAGTAGAAATGAGATAAAAGAGGTACCGCTGGTGGACATAACAGTGACTAATCCGAAGTTTACAAATGCCCGTTTGAATCCCCAAAAAACCATGGCTGAGAAAGAAAGGATAAGTAAGCTGGGTAAGATAGACGAGCCATTATTGGTACGTCAGACAGTAAACGGAAAGTACGATCTTGTGGATGGGTTTAGGCGCCTGACCATTGCAAAGGAGCTCGGTTTCGATAAAGTGCCTGTAAAGGTAGTGTCATAA
- the gltX gene encoding glutamate--tRNA ligase, with translation MNGIRVRFAPSPTGPIHIGNMRTALFNYLFAKHEGKADFILRIEDTDATRSTVEYEKYIYKELEWLGIEWDEGPDKGGPVGPYRQSQRLDIYQRYLQKLIDEGFVYRCYCTPEELEVDKEQAVKAGDIPRYSGKCRHLSDEEIRRFEAEGRPSVIRFIVPDHEMIAFDDLIKGHIEIDSHTLGGDMIIFRSDNMPTYNFAVVIDDHLMDITHVIRGDDHVANTPKQLLIYKALGFTPPLFAHTAMILGPDRTKLSKRHGDNYIGQYRHKGYLPEALFNFLALLGWSPEDEREIMSKDEIISAFSLNRASRSPAVFDIDKLNWMNGIYIRQSPPGRIAALAVPHLKAAGLIDDNVDMRWLEKAVASVQEGISYVAEIVEPLRIYFGNVVEPENDEAAEVLKAQGVYGLLQRFKEIVEQAQNIDEAFAKEVFNQLKNDTGLKGKSLFMPIRVALTGRCHGPEMVTVIPLLGRDLILSRLEHILSRLGEDI, from the coding sequence ATGAACGGTATACGAGTGAGATTTGCACCCAGTCCTACTGGGCCGATACACATAGGCAATATGCGTACAGCGCTGTTTAACTATCTATTTGCCAAACATGAGGGCAAAGCAGACTTCATATTGCGCATAGAAGATACCGATGCCACAAGATCCACTGTTGAATATGAGAAATATATATATAAAGAACTGGAATGGCTGGGGATAGAGTGGGACGAGGGACCGGATAAAGGAGGTCCTGTTGGGCCATACAGACAAAGCCAACGTTTGGATATTTATCAGCGATATCTTCAGAAGCTTATAGATGAAGGCTTTGTTTATCGCTGCTATTGTACACCCGAAGAATTAGAGGTCGATAAGGAACAAGCGGTAAAGGCTGGCGATATACCCCGATATTCCGGAAAATGTCGTCATTTATCCGACGAAGAAATAAGGCGCTTCGAAGCCGAAGGTAGGCCGTCGGTTATAAGATTCATAGTGCCCGATCACGAAATGATCGCATTCGATGACCTTATAAAAGGCCATATAGAGATTGATAGTCATACGTTGGGTGGGGATATGATAATATTCCGCTCTGATAATATGCCCACATACAATTTCGCTGTGGTCATAGATGATCATTTAATGGATATAACCCATGTTATTCGCGGAGATGATCACGTGGCTAATACGCCTAAACAGTTGCTAATATATAAAGCATTGGGTTTTACTCCGCCTTTATTTGCTCATACAGCTATGATACTGGGACCGGATCGCACTAAATTGAGCAAGCGTCACGGAGATAATTATATAGGCCAATATCGGCACAAAGGTTATCTACCTGAGGCTTTATTCAATTTTCTTGCCTTGCTAGGTTGGTCTCCGGAAGATGAGCGGGAAATCATGAGTAAAGATGAAATTATATCGGCGTTTTCATTGAATAGAGCATCTCGTTCACCCGCCGTATTTGATATAGATAAGTTAAACTGGATGAACGGCATATACATAAGGCAAAGCCCACCTGGTCGCATAGCAGCTCTAGCTGTTCCGCATCTTAAGGCAGCCGGCTTAATAGATGATAATGTGGATATGCGATGGTTGGAGAAAGCAGTAGCCAGCGTACAAGAGGGTATAAGCTATGTGGCAGAAATAGTAGAGCCTCTGAGAATATATTTCGGTAATGTCGTAGAGCCGGAAAATGATGAAGCTGCAGAAGTTTTGAAGGCTCAAGGCGTATATGGCTTGCTTCAAAGGTTTAAAGAGATTGTCGAGCAGGCCCAGAATATAGATGAAGCATTTGCTAAGGAAGTTTTTAATCAGCTAAAAAATGACACAGGACTTAAAGGCAAAAGCCTTTTTATGCCTATACGTGTGGCTTTGACCGGCAGGTGTCATGGGCCGGAAATGGTGACTGTAATACCATTATTAGGGCGCGATCTTATATTATCGCGTTTAGAACATATATTATCGCGATTAGGTGAAGATATATAA
- a CDS encoding YetF domain-containing protein produces MKMIAEIIIQTIMAFFAILIFTRLLGKQQITELTYYDYINGITFGSIAGVMATDISQRTRQHLMGLALFALLTFLMSYISMKSRPARKLLEGEPTIVVLNGQILEDNLRKMHYNIDDLISELRQKDVFNLKDVKYAILEPSGNLSILQNADIKPLTPKDMNISPQQQSLPSELIVDGQIIYQNLAQNNLNGKWLMDMLAAHDIHSIKEVAYASIDPLTKEFYVDTYKDSVPKNIDISDVYKGKLE; encoded by the coding sequence ATGAAGATGATAGCGGAGATAATAATACAAACTATAATGGCTTTTTTTGCAATACTGATATTTACCAGACTACTAGGCAAGCAGCAAATAACAGAATTAACCTATTACGATTATATAAACGGTATTACCTTCGGCTCTATAGCCGGTGTAATGGCCACAGATATATCGCAGAGAACCAGGCAGCATCTTATGGGGTTAGCATTGTTCGCTTTACTTACTTTCCTCATGTCATACATTTCAATGAAAAGCCGACCGGCAAGGAAACTGTTGGAGGGTGAACCAACCATCGTGGTACTAAATGGCCAGATATTAGAGGATAACTTACGCAAGATGCATTATAATATAGATGATCTTATATCTGAATTAAGGCAAAAGGACGTTTTTAATTTAAAAGATGTAAAATATGCCATCCTTGAACCCAGTGGCAATTTGAGCATACTCCAAAATGCCGACATCAAGCCATTAACGCCTAAAGATATGAACATTAGCCCACAGCAGCAATCACTGCCGTCCGAGCTTATAGTCGATGGCCAGATCATATACCAAAACCTGGCTCAAAATAATCTAAACGGCAAATGGCTCATGGATATGCTAGCAGCCCACGACATTCATTCAATAAAAGAGGTAGCATATGCTTCCATAGACCCTTTAACTAAAGAATTCTATGTGGATACATATAAAGATAGCGTGCCTAAAAACATAGATATAAGCGATGTATATAAGGGCAAGTTGGAATAA
- a CDS encoding heavy-metal-associated domain-containing protein: protein MAQMVFSVKGMSCDHCVKNIEKAVKTLDGVDDVRADLDTKKVTVKYSGDVNGEDIKKAINDAGYNVE, encoded by the coding sequence ATGGCACAAATGGTATTTAGCGTAAAAGGTATGTCGTGTGATCATTGTGTGAAGAATATAGAAAAGGCTGTTAAAACTTTGGACGGGGTGGACGATGTAAGAGCTGACCTGGATACCAAAAAGGTAACAGTGAAATATAGCGGCGATGTCAATGGCGAGGATATAAAAAAGGCCATAAATGATGCCGGCTATAATGTCGAATAG
- a CDS encoding ZIP family metal transporter — translation MLSHIQIICIGIIASLAAGLATSVGAIPIFFTRNISERLMDALLGMAAGIMLAATAFSLIIPAIEKGGGGIKGASITLIGILVGGIFLDVIDRLFPDTNLLSNSMNDAENENGAALRRVWLFVIAITVHNFPEGMAVGVGFGDGDIANGISLAIAIGLQNIPEGLAVALPLLQHGYSTGKTFLTALATGLVEPIGGLIGVCIIQLSRPLLPFIMAFAAGAMLFVITEEIIPEIHNHQYCSKLATHALLIGFVIMMFLDNVLG, via the coding sequence ATGCTTTCTCATATACAGATAATATGCATTGGCATTATAGCAAGTTTAGCAGCCGGATTGGCCACGAGCGTGGGAGCCATCCCCATCTTTTTCACGCGCAATATATCAGAAAGGCTCATGGATGCTTTGCTCGGTATGGCAGCAGGAATCATGCTGGCCGCTACCGCATTCAGCTTGATCATACCGGCCATAGAAAAAGGCGGTGGCGGTATAAAAGGAGCTAGTATAACGCTCATAGGCATATTGGTAGGAGGAATTTTCCTCGATGTGATAGACCGTTTATTCCCGGATACCAATTTACTATCCAATTCAATGAATGATGCGGAAAATGAAAATGGCGCTGCTTTGAGAAGAGTATGGTTGTTCGTCATAGCCATAACCGTACATAATTTTCCGGAAGGCATGGCAGTAGGGGTCGGTTTTGGCGATGGAGATATAGCCAATGGCATAAGCCTCGCTATAGCCATTGGCCTTCAAAACATACCGGAAGGTTTGGCAGTAGCATTACCGCTATTGCAGCACGGTTACAGTACCGGCAAAACGTTTTTGACAGCACTAGCTACAGGGCTGGTCGAACCTATAGGGGGACTGATCGGCGTTTGTATCATTCAGCTATCCAGACCTCTGTTACCATTTATCATGGCATTCGCAGCAGGGGCCATGCTCTTCGTGATCACCGAAGAGATCATACCTGAGATACACAACCACCAATACTGCTCAAAATTGGCTACTCATGCTCTGCTCATAGGTTTCGTCATCATGATGTTTTTAGACAATGTGCTGGGATAA
- the tsaE gene encoding tRNA (adenosine(37)-N6)-threonylcarbamoyltransferase complex ATPase subunit type 1 TsaE, whose product MRFITKCAKETFALGKRIGQLLHEGDIIALDGDLGSGKTQIVKGIARGLDITDEITSPTYTIMSQYNGRLPLYHFDVYRLEDPEQLYDIGYEEYFFDKGVTVIEWSEKIRELLPAQYMHIRILYGTDENQRIIDAKAIGPRYVEILEGLNEY is encoded by the coding sequence GTGAGATTTATAACCAAGTGTGCGAAGGAGACTTTTGCCTTGGGCAAACGTATTGGACAGCTTTTGCATGAAGGTGATATAATAGCGCTAGACGGTGATCTTGGTAGCGGTAAGACTCAAATAGTTAAAGGTATAGCGAGAGGGCTGGATATAACCGATGAGATAACCAGCCCGACATATACTATAATGAGCCAATACAATGGTCGTTTGCCGCTCTATCATTTTGATGTATACAGGCTGGAAGATCCGGAACAACTGTACGACATAGGGTACGAAGAATATTTCTTCGATAAAGGCGTTACGGTTATAGAGTGGTCTGAGAAAATACGAGAATTGCTTCCGGCTCAATATATGCATATACGGATATTATATGGTACAGACGAGAATCAGAGGATTATAGATGCGAAAGCTATAGGGCCGCGTTATGTAGAGATTTTGGAAGGGTTGAATGAGTATTGA
- the tsaB gene encoding tRNA (adenosine(37)-N6)-threonylcarbamoyltransferase complex dimerization subunit type 1 TsaB — MNILALDTATDVASVAVLRNDMVLHEESFNYNKRHSQIVVPMIKHILEWVDMTIADIDLWTVDIGPGSFTGLRIGCATIKALAHVTAKPIAAVTSLDILAERAALPDHPVYPLIDAQQQNVYTARYIWSNGHMHRQSDYMIIHLCQLKKLLMDEVPVIFTGPAVSVYRDDLKRDFQDDAILMPDYRCVPMASMAGILGEHIAQVGDLKDYITLLPFYMRKSQAEIRAGV; from the coding sequence TTGAATATTCTAGCTTTGGATACAGCTACCGATGTGGCGTCAGTAGCTGTATTACGCAATGATATGGTACTGCATGAAGAATCTTTTAATTATAATAAACGCCATTCACAGATAGTGGTGCCTATGATAAAGCATATTCTTGAATGGGTAGATATGACCATCGCGGATATAGACCTTTGGACGGTGGATATAGGGCCGGGATCTTTTACCGGTTTGCGTATAGGGTGTGCTACTATAAAAGCATTGGCTCACGTGACCGCTAAACCCATAGCAGCTGTAACTTCTCTGGATATATTGGCTGAAAGAGCTGCTTTACCAGATCATCCCGTTTATCCGTTGATAGATGCGCAACAGCAAAATGTTTATACAGCGCGCTATATTTGGTCAAATGGCCATATGCATAGGCAGTCGGATTATATGATAATCCATCTTTGTCAACTTAAAAAATTGCTTATGGACGAAGTGCCTGTGATATTTACTGGTCCTGCGGTCAGCGTATATCGTGATGATTTGAAGCGTGATTTTCAGGACGATGCTATATTGATGCCGGATTATCGTTGTGTGCCTATGGCATCCATGGCGGGTATATTGGGGGAGCATATCGCACAGGTCGGAGATTTAAAAGATTATATTACTTTATTGCCGTTTTATATGAGAAAATCGCAGGCAGAGATTAGAGCGGGGGTATAA
- the rimI gene encoding ribosomal protein S18-alanine N-acetyltransferase: protein MEQKNDSIVQVTEMRLSDLDDVEEIEQLCFPTPWSKEAFRTEIMRNFCARYAVARLNGRVVGYIGMWLVIDEAHITNVAVHPDYRHRGIGEKLMRYMMKMAVDIGISRMTLEVRKSNIVAQNLYKKLGFEESGIRKGYYLNNNEDAIIMWNFHLT from the coding sequence ATGGAACAAAAAAACGATTCCATAGTACAGGTTACAGAGATGCGTCTAAGCGATTTAGATGATGTGGAAGAGATAGAACAGCTTTGCTTTCCCACACCATGGTCCAAAGAAGCCTTTCGTACTGAAATTATGAGAAATTTTTGTGCACGCTATGCTGTAGCTCGATTAAACGGAAGGGTAGTGGGATACATAGGCATGTGGCTGGTAATAGATGAGGCGCATATAACCAATGTGGCCGTCCATCCCGATTACAGACATAGGGGCATTGGTGAGAAGTTGATGAGATATATGATGAAGATGGCGGTGGATATCGGTATAAGCCGTATGACATTGGAGGTACGCAAATCCAATATAGTAGCTCAGAATCTCTATAAAAAGCTGGGATTTGAAGAGAGTGGCATACGCAAGGGGTATTATCTCAATAATAATGAGGATGCTATAATAATGTGGAACTTTCATTTAACATAG
- the tsaD gene encoding tRNA (adenosine(37)-N6)-threonylcarbamoyltransferase complex transferase subunit TsaD yields MRILAIETSCDDTSAAVVQDGRQVLSNVISSQIDFHQKFGGVVPEIASRKHLEAVELVIQEALDRAEMAFDNVDGIGVTYGPGLIGALLVGLSSAKAIALAIDKPLIGVHHIEGHISANYIADQSLTPPFLCLVVSGGHTYIVEVEDYCKYRIIGKTHDDAAGEAFDKVARTLGLGYPGGPAIEKRAALGRAIIEFPKPVIRDHPYDFSFSGLKTAVLNYINTARQKGQGIPVEDIAASFQKAVVDVLVDKAINAALEYNIGTIAVAGGVAANVVLKETMDETCRRNGLRFIHPQPILCTDNAAMIGSAAFFKWQRGYISDLFLNAEANIPLQ; encoded by the coding sequence ATGCGCATATTAGCAATAGAGACATCATGCGATGATACGTCGGCGGCTGTAGTACAAGACGGCCGCCAAGTGCTGTCAAATGTAATATCGTCGCAGATCGACTTCCATCAGAAGTTCGGCGGTGTGGTTCCCGAGATCGCGTCGCGCAAGCATTTGGAAGCAGTTGAACTGGTTATACAGGAAGCACTGGACAGAGCAGAGATGGCATTCGACAATGTAGATGGTATTGGCGTTACATATGGTCCCGGCCTTATAGGCGCATTATTGGTAGGCCTTTCGTCCGCTAAAGCCATAGCTCTGGCTATAGATAAACCACTTATAGGTGTTCACCATATAGAAGGGCATATAAGTGCCAATTATATAGCAGATCAGTCCCTCACCCCTCCTTTTTTATGCCTTGTAGTATCGGGTGGACATACGTATATAGTTGAAGTCGAAGATTATTGCAAGTATAGAATAATAGGCAAAACGCATGATGATGCAGCCGGAGAGGCTTTTGATAAGGTAGCGCGTACGCTCGGCCTGGGTTACCCGGGAGGCCCAGCTATAGAGAAAAGAGCGGCTCTTGGACGAGCCATCATAGAATTCCCAAAACCCGTAATCCGCGATCACCCATATGATTTTAGTTTTAGCGGATTAAAGACCGCGGTTTTAAATTATATAAATACAGCTCGACAAAAAGGACAGGGTATCCCTGTAGAAGATATAGCCGCCAGTTTCCAAAAGGCTGTGGTTGATGTGTTGGTGGATAAGGCGATAAACGCCGCGTTGGAATACAATATCGGTACAATAGCTGTAGCTGGAGGCGTAGCGGCCAATGTTGTGCTTAAAGAGACCATGGATGAGACCTGTCGGCGAAACGGGTTGAGATTTATTCATCCCCAGCCTATTTTATGCACCGACAACGCTGCCATGATAGGCAGTGCGGCGTTCTTCAAGTGGCAGCGTGGCTATATATCCGATCTGTTTTTGAATGCGGAGGCCAACATACCGCTGCAATAA